In Formosa haliotis, the sequence AGCCGATCGTGAAGAAGAACTGTTGTCTATGTGTTTCGATAAATTAAAGGAAATTCCTAATTTATTTGTTTTAGGCTCTACAGAGGTTAAACGAATTGGTTGTGTGTCTTTCGGAATTAAAAATGTACATTATAATTTAATAGTGCGATTATTGAATGATCGCTTCGGAATTCAAGTACGTGGAGGTTGGTCTTGTGCAAGTACCTACGGACATTATTTATTCGATTTTGATGATAAAAAATCATTAGAAATGGTTGAAGATCTTAATTCTAAAAATTTAACCAATAAACCAGGTTGGGTACGTTTATCGCTGCATCCAATAACCTCAAATAAAGATTTAAGTTTTATTTGCGATGCTATTAAACAGGTAGCAGAACATCATGAAGCTTGGAGCAAAGATTATGTTTATAATAAGGCGAATAATGAATTTGAAGACGCTAGTAAAGATTCAGATATCATAGAAAAAGTTAAAGATTGGTTTGTAATTTAAACCGAATTTTATTTTCAGCTACGTTATAAAGTGAGTTATTTATAGATTACTAGGCTTTAAAAGCATAAAAAAACCTTCAATTTAAAATTTAATTTTAGTTGAAGTTTTTTTTATATACAATTCAATCAGTTCATTTAAATTTGCAAACAAATTAATTTTTATGAAGTTTAAAATAGATCGCTTTGTACTAGCGATTATTGCAACAATAACATTTGCATATTTCTTTCCACAGTGGGGAATAGAGGGTAGTGGTTTTCCTATTTCAATAGTAAGTTCTATTGGTTTTTTCTTGATTTTCTTTTTTTACGGATTAAAATTAAGTCCGCAACAAATTAAATCAGGACTGTATAACTGGAAACTTCATATTCTAGTACAATGCTCTACCTTTCTATTATTTCCGTTATTGGTGTTATTATTTTACCCCTTTGTACATACCGAAGAACAACAAAATTTTTGGATGGCTTTTTTGTTTATGGCAGCACTTCCGTCTACGGTATCTTCATCGGTCGTGATGGTCTCTGTTGCTCGCGGAAATGTACCGGCGGCTATCTTTAACGCCAGTATTTCGGGTATTATAGGTATACTTATTACTCCGCTTTGGGTGGGGTTATTTATGGAGCAAACAGGAGCAGAATTCGATTATTCTTCCATCTATCTCAACCTAATATTGGGTATAATTTTACCCGTTGTTTTGGGTGTTTCCCTTCAGAAATTTGGTCACGAATTGGCCTTAAAATACAGCAAGCAGCTTAGTACATTCGACAAGTCTGTAATTTTGCTTGTAATTTATAAGAGTTTTTCAGAATCGTTTTATAACAATGTCTTTAGTTCGGTTAGTATATTAGATTTAACTTTAGTATTTGGTCTTGTTATTGCGCTTCTTTTTACAGTATATACTATTATTGGGTTTATAGCAACTAGGTTTAAGTTTAATACCGAGGATAGGATTACTGCGCAGTTTTGTGGGACAAAAAAATCGTTAGTCCACGGAACGATATTTTATAAAATATTATTTAAGAATACTTCTGCGTCAAGTCTTATTTTGCTGCCTCTTATGATTTTTCACGCTGTTCAAATCTTTATTATTAGTATTATCGCTTCTAAATTGGCAAAACGAGAGGTTTAATTTTTAGTAAAATTATTTTCAATAATTGACTTGTTTTGTTGCTGAACTCTTGAACTTTTTGCATCTTTAGGTAATTATAGAATGGATATAATCTAAAAATAAAATTTCATGTACACGTTTCAAGAACAATTAGAAAGCATCAGAGATGGCAAAGGATTTATTGCAGCTCTAGATCAGAGTGGAGGAAGTACGCCAAAGGCACTTTTGGGCTATGGTATTGATGAAAATCAATATAAGGATGAAACAGAAATGTATCAGTTAATTCACGATATGCGTACTCGAGTAATTACCAATGAAAATTTTACAAACGATAAAATTTTAGGGGTTATACTTTTTGAAAAAACCATGAAAGGTTTAATAGGCGAACAACCCGTTCCGTCTTATCTTTTAGACAAGCATATTGTTCCTTTTTTAAAAGTAGATAAAGGACTAGAAGACTTAGAACATGGCGTGAAACTAATGAAACCGATTCCTAATCTTGAAAGTAGATTGTTAGAGGCTAAAAAACTAGGTGTATTTGGTACTAAAATGCGCTCTGTAATTTATGAAAATGATACTACAGGAATCTCAGATATTGTAAAGCAACAATTTGCTTTTGGCTTAGATATTTTGGCCTGCGGATTAATTCCGATTTTAGAGCCAGAAGTAGATATTCATGCTAAAAGTAAAACCGAAATTGAAGCCGTTTTAAAGAAAAACATCTTAAAAGAATTAGATAATTTGCCAAAGGACGCCATGATTATTTTGAAACTCACGTTGCCTACGGTTTCTAATTTTTACCAAGACTTGGTAAATCATTCTAAAGTTGTTCGAGTATTTGCCTTGTCTGGAGGTTACGATATAGAAACAGCCAATACGCTATTAGCCAAAAATAAAGGGGTCATTGCAAGTTTTTCTAGAGCCTTACTAAACGATTTAAAAATACAACAAAGCGAAGAGGAGTTTTCTTCAGCCCTAAATTCAGCAATCAGTAGTATTTACGAAGCATCTATTACTTAATAGACGTTGTTCTATTTTAGAGCAAAATCACCTTACAATTGAACTTGTCTTCGTGAAGAATAGATGAATATCAATTAAGAAATGAAGATTAATTAAATATCAACTTAATTAATCTTCGTTTCTTAAATCTAAGATCGATAAATACCAGGTTTTAATAAGTTCCGGACCATATAAACGCTCTAGTTTTCGTATTATAAAATGGCCTTTAGCCACATCCTGAAAATGATCCATAAAAAGCGTGTTAATAATTCCGCCTCCAACGGCTCCTAGTGCCGGAATCGCTTGTGCCGCAGCTTTTTCTGTAACCAATATATTAAAACGAGAAGCGACGTTTACAATAAAACGTACTAATGCAGGCGCACCTTCTTCAGATATTTTTTTAGTGGCTACAAATTGGGTCGCTTCAGAAATAGAATTGGCCATAGCGGCTCTCACAATAAAATATCCGCTTTCAGCATCATCATCAGATTTACTTTCGCCACCTAAAGCAAAAACTTCCATACAAGCTAACTTGGTGCCATAGTCACTTAAAGATTCGCCTTGAGACCTTGCTATATCGGCAATAGAGCGTAGCATAATAGTAGTAGATAATGGTAATTCTACCGCAAGTCCGGCCAATCCAAAAAATCCCCCAACACCACCAGTTACAGCTACTCCAAATTTATGTAAAAGGTTAGATGGTTTATCTGTAACCAAATCGTCTAAAGACCAAATGGCTGCTTCTGTTGCTTTTGTTAAAGATTTTTCGGTGATTTTACTTATATTTTCTTGCCAATTATCAGGAAGATAATCAATAGCTTTCTCAATGGGCATGCCTATTACATTAGTTATTTTGGCAGCTATACTGGGGTTTTCAAGCAATTCTACTGCCGTAGTTAATTCTTGTATATGTAAATCGCTTAAGGATGTTTCCATAAGTATGTTGTTTGAATTAGAATATTATATCTGAAATTTACAAAAAGTATACTAGAGAAGATTTAAAGTTTTCTTAAGATATTGATTTTTAAATATTAAATATACCTAAAAGGGGGTATTGTTAATTAGGAAATAGTGTTTTAAATTCGACTACTGAATTGTTAATCAAAATGTTTCGTTATGAAAAAAATAATGTTTTTCTGTTTCTTATTGGGTACTATGTGTAGTTATTCGCAAAGTAATACCGATATAAATCCATTCCGTATTGGTGTTAGAGGCGGTGTTCCAACTGGGGTTGGATTGGAGTTTGAATATGCTACACCACTATTGCAAAATAGAATAGCACCATTTATTAGTTATGGAATGTTTCCCTTTGTAGACGATTATGAGTTTAGTTTTTTTGAAGTAGGATCGAACATTTATTTTGGAAGTAAAGGTAAAGGTGGCTATGTAGTGGTTTCTTACGGGGATTTAAATGCTGAAGTGAGTAATTTAAGTGGGGAAACAGATAGCGGAGAACGTTTTGAAAATGGAGAATCTAAAGAACAATTGTCATCCTTTAATCTTAAACTAGGTTGGAAATATGGTAGCACACTTTATTTTAGAATAGAAGGTGGGTATGCATTTGGAAAATTACCACAAACCTTGGAAGTTACAGGAGATGTAAATGGTAATCGCGAAACATTTTATTACACCTATGGGGATGATGTTTTCGATTATATTTCGGGAAATGGATACGCCATGCTCACCTTAGGAATTGGGTATTCGTTTTAAAAAGGTAACACTCCGTAAATCATAAACAGAGTAGGGTTTAAATATTAATTACGATTTTTTCGAACACGTCGAAAGACAAAAGCAGTCCGTTTTATAGGAAAGGGGATAGGAATGTGGTATAAATAATTTGGAAGTAGGCTATTAATCAATCTAAATATATTATTATGAAAACAAGTGTAAGTTTAATTATTTGTATGTGTTTAACTGTTTTTTGTTCCTATGGAAATCATTTAGATGATTTTCCAGGGAGTAAGAAAATAAAGTTGAGTTGTTCAGAGCATGATGCCGAAATTTATGTAAATGGAAAACTGGTGGGTAAAGGTGCGCTAGATATTAAAGTTCCAGACAAAGGCTGCTCTACTGTTGAAGTGAAAAAGGCTGGATTTTTAACAGAAAAAATGGAGTTCTGTAATAAAAAAGATATGCCAAAGCCACCCAACAAATACCAGTTCTCTATGGTAAAGGATGAAGCTTTCGAGGTTACAATGGCTTCAGATTTAGCGAATGAAGATGTGACTATTAAAGCCACAAAAGGCAAAGACGATTCCTGGAAGTTAATAAACCAAATTGTATTGTCTCATTTCGATGTTATAGAGATGAACGATAAAGAAACAGGTTATATAAGAACGGCTTGGGTTGTAGATGCTTTTGCAAAAAGTGCGGTAAGAACGCGATTAATTGTTAAAGAATCGTCTAGCGATCCACTAATATACAAAGTAAAACTCGTTAGCGAGCATACAGACGAACATGTATTGGGAGCTACTAAAGATATACAATTTAGAGAGTGGAATAGGATCTTGAAGAAATATGAAACCTTGGTCACCGAAATACAAGCTCGGGTGAAATAGTTTATAATAAAGGCAATATGAAACGCTTTGTGTTTTTAATGTTGGTTGTATTTGTAAATATAACACATGGTCAGGAAAATTTAGATTTTAAATTATATGAAACTTATAATGAAGGGTCTAATTCGTTTATAAATAATTACAAGGAATTGTACACCTATAATACAAAAGGTCAGCTTATTGAAACCATAGGCTTAAACTGGTATGAAGAACAAGATACGTGGATAAACGATTATAAAGAAGAGTATTTTTATGATGATAA encodes:
- a CDS encoding bile acid:sodium symporter family protein; this translates as MKFKIDRFVLAIIATITFAYFFPQWGIEGSGFPISIVSSIGFFLIFFFYGLKLSPQQIKSGLYNWKLHILVQCSTFLLFPLLVLLFYPFVHTEEQQNFWMAFLFMAALPSTVSSSVVMVSVARGNVPAAIFNASISGIIGILITPLWVGLFMEQTGAEFDYSSIYLNLILGIILPVVLGVSLQKFGHELALKYSKQLSTFDKSVILLVIYKSFSESFYNNVFSSVSILDLTLVFGLVIALLFTVYTIIGFIATRFKFNTEDRITAQFCGTKKSLVHGTIFYKILFKNTSASSLILLPLMIFHAVQIFIISIIASKLAKREV
- a CDS encoding fructose bisphosphate aldolase, whose protein sequence is MYTFQEQLESIRDGKGFIAALDQSGGSTPKALLGYGIDENQYKDETEMYQLIHDMRTRVITNENFTNDKILGVILFEKTMKGLIGEQPVPSYLLDKHIVPFLKVDKGLEDLEHGVKLMKPIPNLESRLLEAKKLGVFGTKMRSVIYENDTTGISDIVKQQFAFGLDILACGLIPILEPEVDIHAKSKTEIEAVLKKNILKELDNLPKDAMIILKLTLPTVSNFYQDLVNHSKVVRVFALSGGYDIETANTLLAKNKGVIASFSRALLNDLKIQQSEEEFSSALNSAISSIYEASIT
- a CDS encoding EcsC family protein translates to METSLSDLHIQELTTAVELLENPSIAAKITNVIGMPIEKAIDYLPDNWQENISKITEKSLTKATEAAIWSLDDLVTDKPSNLLHKFGVAVTGGVGGFFGLAGLAVELPLSTTIMLRSIADIARSQGESLSDYGTKLACMEVFALGGESKSDDDAESGYFIVRAAMANSISEATQFVATKKISEEGAPALVRFIVNVASRFNILVTEKAAAQAIPALGAVGGGIINTLFMDHFQDVAKGHFIIRKLERLYGPELIKTWYLSILDLRNED